One Paenisporosarcina sp. FSL H8-0542 genomic region harbors:
- a CDS encoding sensor domain-containing diguanylate cyclase — protein sequence MKPKMLSVKLLILTLLGFAMIGTLAGSVISGVVVSKNNLEKNYLIENQFYAEKLADTTNSLFSTMLKSLTLESQDSEYLHTDSTAINKELTHFLDSTTFFNSTLFVDSKGKVVASAPEVNLKGIQLNTPGAKEALIQKVPLISQPYISVTGRMILLISVPVFDDNGSYLGFLAGTIYLHEDNSLKKVLGQHPKHQNDSYVYVVDSHGDIIYHPDPIRIGENAIENKIIQKVLKGENGAQEILDTKGIPMLAAYASSANNWGIISQTPKKAILEPTIEMAKQVCLIAIPFMIFVFLMSLVMLKKIVDPIRNLSFYAQQITVDSSVPKPHIPDWYFELKELERAILIAVEFYEKKIINVESESNLDPLTGYYNRRSLEEKVNSLEMYSIILLDIDLFKTVNDQYGHQVGDEVLKYLSTLVKNETRESDMCFRMGGEEFLIVLPETDIGTANMIAERIRKKTENTISPSGKPITVSMGIGNSSETANHFSQLLHATDKALYQAKQQGRNRTVIANPINIEN from the coding sequence ATGAAACCAAAAATGCTGAGTGTAAAATTGCTAATTTTAACACTGTTGGGCTTTGCCATGATTGGTACTTTAGCAGGAAGTGTTATTTCAGGAGTAGTAGTAAGTAAAAATAACCTTGAGAAGAATTACTTAATAGAAAATCAATTTTATGCAGAAAAGTTAGCTGATACAACGAATTCACTTTTTAGTACTATGTTAAAAAGTCTAACATTGGAATCTCAAGATAGTGAATATTTACATACAGATTCTACCGCAATAAATAAAGAATTAACGCATTTTTTGGATTCTACTACTTTTTTTAATTCTACGTTATTTGTTGATTCAAAAGGAAAGGTCGTTGCCTCAGCACCAGAAGTAAACTTGAAGGGTATACAATTGAACACGCCGGGTGCAAAAGAAGCTTTAATACAAAAAGTACCCTTAATATCACAGCCTTACATAAGTGTGACAGGAAGAATGATATTGCTTATTTCAGTGCCCGTCTTTGACGATAATGGTTCATACTTAGGGTTTCTTGCTGGAACCATATATTTACATGAGGACAATAGCCTGAAAAAAGTACTTGGTCAACATCCAAAACATCAAAATGATTCGTATGTATATGTAGTTGATTCTCATGGTGATATTATCTATCACCCCGATCCTATTAGAATTGGAGAAAATGCAATAGAGAACAAAATCATTCAGAAAGTGTTAAAAGGAGAAAATGGAGCTCAAGAGATTCTCGATACTAAAGGGATACCTATGTTAGCAGCATATGCAAGCTCTGCAAACAATTGGGGAATTATATCGCAAACACCTAAAAAAGCAATTTTAGAACCAACAATAGAAATGGCGAAGCAGGTGTGTTTAATCGCTATTCCATTTATGATTTTTGTTTTTCTAATGTCTCTTGTCATGTTGAAGAAAATTGTGGACCCGATAAGAAATTTATCCTTCTATGCCCAACAGATTACAGTAGATTCTTCGGTACCGAAACCTCACATTCCAGACTGGTATTTTGAATTAAAAGAATTGGAACGTGCTATTTTAATAGCTGTTGAATTTTATGAAAAAAAAATCATCAATGTTGAGAGTGAATCTAACCTGGACCCATTGACAGGTTACTATAATCGTCGTTCGTTAGAAGAGAAAGTTAATTCGTTAGAAATGTATTCGATTATCCTCCTTGATATTGACCTTTTTAAAACCGTGAACGATCAATACGGACATCAAGTGGGAGATGAAGTATTAAAATATCTTTCCACGTTAGTAAAAAATGAGACAAGGGAAAGCGATATGTGTTTCCGCATGGGTGGAGAGGAATTTTTGATTGTTCTTCCAGAAACCGATATTGGGACGGCTAATATGATTGCAGAACGAATTAGAAAAAAAACTGAAAACACCATAAGCCCATCTGGAAAACCGATCACTGTTTCAATGGGGATAGGAAATTCCTCAGAGACCGCAAATCATTTTTCTCAGTTACTTCACGCTACAGATAAAGCATTATATCAAGCAAAACAACAAGGAAGAAATAGAACAGTCATTGCAAATCCAATTAATATAGAGAATTGA
- a CDS encoding ATP-binding protein codes for MNNSGQIILVLISITFTTFQKIVNYEVFFTIDFFIFTFIAWLVGRQYDKARYYEKQARSSGESYKRLIDSLPESVIIHQDNRIVYVNKATVCMFGASNMGDIIGKSIHDFFEPEYTERIHERVKQAMKQKLPLNSIEHRMKRFDGSMFFFEVSSLYIVFGEKEAILSIGKDITIRKAQNEQQLQKSEKLAMLGQMAAGIAHEVRNPLTSIKGFIYLLKSNELKDEYFDIVESELERINSIVGEFMVLAKPSVATFLEQDITVLIKEIVTLINTQSILNNVQIFVEFESDLPMVSCDKNQLKQVFLNLLKNSIEAMPQGGSIEVKVKKKEEDKISIQIIDEGIGIPTERLPTLGEPFYTTKEKGTGLGLMTCYKIIESHNGKLTIESKLNEGTTIEIILPTITQSLLKA; via the coding sequence ATGAATAATTCGGGTCAAATTATTTTGGTGTTAATTTCGATAACATTTACTACCTTTCAAAAGATTGTGAATTATGAGGTTTTTTTTACGATAGACTTTTTTATATTTACATTTATTGCTTGGCTTGTTGGAAGGCAATATGATAAAGCTCGTTACTATGAAAAACAGGCACGGTCTAGTGGGGAAAGCTATAAAAGGTTGATTGATTCATTGCCTGAATCAGTTATTATCCATCAGGATAATAGGATTGTTTATGTAAATAAAGCCACTGTTTGCATGTTTGGAGCTTCCAATATGGGAGACATAATCGGAAAATCCATACATGACTTTTTTGAGCCCGAGTACACAGAGCGTATTCATGAACGAGTAAAACAGGCAATGAAACAGAAACTTCCGTTAAACAGTATAGAACACAGAATGAAACGTTTTGATGGATCGATGTTCTTTTTTGAAGTTTCTTCATTGTATATCGTTTTTGGTGAAAAAGAGGCAATCCTTTCAATTGGAAAGGATATCACTATAAGAAAAGCACAGAACGAACAGCAACTCCAAAAGTCAGAAAAACTGGCTATGTTGGGTCAAATGGCAGCAGGTATAGCCCATGAAGTCCGTAATCCCCTAACTTCCATCAAAGGATTTATATATCTATTGAAGTCCAATGAGCTCAAAGATGAATATTTTGATATTGTAGAATCAGAGCTTGAACGGATAAATTCAATCGTAGGTGAATTCATGGTTCTCGCCAAACCAAGCGTAGCAACTTTTCTAGAACAAGATATTACGGTATTGATAAAAGAAATAGTAACCTTAATTAATACTCAGTCAATATTGAACAATGTTCAAATTTTTGTTGAGTTTGAAAGTGATTTGCCAATGGTGAGTTGCGATAAAAATCAGTTAAAGCAGGTTTTTCTAAACCTTCTTAAAAATTCAATCGAAGCCATGCCTCAGGGGGGAAGTATTGAGGTTAAGGTTAAGAAAAAAGAAGAAGATAAAATTTCTATTCAAATTATTGATGAAGGTATCGGAATTCCAACAGAACGATTGCCAACACTGGGAGAGCCATTTTATACAACAAAGGAAAAGGGTACTGGTCTTGGACTAATGACCTGTTATAAGATAATCGAAAGTCATAACGGTAAGTTAACAATTGAAAGTAAATTAAATGAGGGAACAACGATAGAAATAATATTACCTACTATTACCCAATCGTTATTGAAAGCATAA
- a CDS encoding DUF3243 domain-containing protein produces MENIQGKVQEELNNVSSEKKEEILANFSTFKSYLGDKVAMGEKLGLGEEQLAKTAEKVAGYLANNEEPRNSEENLLQELWKSGDKDQQHALAHMLVNMVRK; encoded by the coding sequence ATGGAAAACATTCAAGGTAAAGTTCAAGAGGAATTAAATAACGTAAGTTCAGAAAAAAAAGAAGAAATCTTAGCGAATTTTTCAACCTTTAAATCTTATTTAGGCGATAAAGTAGCAATGGGTGAAAAATTAGGTCTTGGCGAAGAGCAATTAGCAAAGACTGCTGAAAAAGTAGCAGGCTATTTAGCAAATAATGAAGAGCCTCGTAACAGCGAAGAAAACTTGTTACAAGAATTATGGAAGTCTGGCGATAAAGATCAGCAACATGCTTTGGCTCACATGTTAGTTAATATGGTGAGAAAATAA
- a CDS encoding AI-2E family transporter translates to MTKKLWFQVGVGILLALLIIRMFIEVKGIFSPLVIIGQTIFLPLLLGGVLFYLTRPLLNFLESKGWPRWTSILAIFIAIGFFLWLFSFMIGPAVTKQVNSLVEDAPKITKDVQTMVDYALDQKNRLPDSIKESIDNQSSKVNDFAQRFGVGLITFIQSMFQGLFLLVLIPFFLVYLLKDHEKFAPFVANFFSGERKTWIRKTLVDIDITLKSYIQGQLFVSFAVGMMLLIGYLIIGLDYALILAIFGMFMNVIPFLGPYISVIPALIIGFIQEPQMAIYVAIIMLVAQQIESNLISPNVMGRALDIHPLTVITVILAAGNIAGLWGIILAIPTYAVIKTILKNAYARRAEIKEAATSTVEEE, encoded by the coding sequence TTGACGAAAAAGCTTTGGTTTCAAGTTGGGGTCGGGATTTTGCTGGCTTTACTTATTATACGAATGTTTATTGAAGTTAAAGGGATATTTTCGCCGCTTGTCATTATAGGGCAAACCATATTTTTACCTTTATTGCTTGGAGGGGTTTTATTCTATTTAACGAGACCTCTGCTTAATTTTTTAGAGTCAAAAGGCTGGCCGAGATGGACAAGCATTCTAGCTATCTTTATCGCGATTGGATTTTTCCTTTGGTTGTTCTCATTCATGATTGGTCCGGCAGTTACAAAGCAAGTGAATTCATTAGTTGAAGATGCACCAAAAATTACTAAAGATGTTCAAACCATGGTTGATTATGCACTTGATCAAAAAAATCGTTTACCTGATTCGATAAAAGAATCAATTGATAATCAGTCTTCAAAAGTGAATGACTTTGCACAAAGATTCGGTGTTGGGCTAATCACATTTATTCAAAGCATGTTCCAAGGGTTATTTTTATTGGTATTGATACCGTTTTTCCTTGTTTATTTATTGAAAGATCACGAGAAGTTCGCACCATTTGTTGCCAATTTCTTTAGTGGGGAACGGAAAACATGGATTCGTAAAACATTGGTCGATATTGATATCACACTGAAATCCTATATTCAGGGACAACTATTTGTAAGTTTTGCAGTTGGTATGATGTTGTTGATTGGATACTTAATTATTGGACTAGATTATGCACTCATTCTCGCTATTTTTGGGATGTTTATGAATGTCATTCCTTTCCTAGGTCCTTATATTTCTGTAATTCCTGCTCTTATTATAGGTTTCATTCAAGAACCACAAATGGCTATTTATGTAGCGATTATTATGCTGGTTGCACAACAGATTGAAAGTAATTTAATTTCACCGAATGTCATGGGAAGAGCTCTAGATATTCATCCTTTGACCGTTATTACAGTCATTTTGGCTGCAGGAAATATTGCCGGGTTATGGGGGATTATTCTTGCGATTCCAACTTACGCAGTGATTAAGACGATTTTGAAAAATGCTTATGCAAGACGCGCGGAAATCAAAGAAGCTGCAACTTCAACAGTTGAAGAAGAATGA
- a CDS encoding NUDIX domain-containing protein translates to MDYYEELRHHMVHRPLLLPGSFVIILNDKNEILSQERKPGVFGFPAGLMDIGVSLEETVRREVLEGTV, encoded by the coding sequence ATGGATTATTACGAGGAACTTCGACATCATATGGTTCACCGTCCCCTTCTCCTACCGGGATCCTTTGTTATTATTTTAAATGATAAAAATGAAATTTTATCGCAAGAACGTAAACCCGGAGTTTTTGGGTTTCCCGCTGGTTTAATGGACATAGGGGTAAGCCTCGAAGAAACAGTTAGACGGGAAGTACTGGAGGGAACAGTCTGA
- a CDS encoding GNAT family N-acetyltransferase translates to MNWYEKLNQYFPVEEMKSKEHMETLLTEKGNVYIKDEGPKHVLMYVEFENFVFVDYLFVSKEARGEGLGRKLLNKLKEKNKAILLEVEPVNYEDTDTEKRLKFYAREDFKHASRIGYTRRSLATGENTVLEILYWSPTDQDEEEIYNAMKWTYENIHTFKDEQFYGDSYDPSSEVLVFKTDKKPNMLESY, encoded by the coding sequence ATGAATTGGTATGAAAAGTTAAATCAATATTTTCCAGTCGAAGAAATGAAATCAAAAGAACATATGGAGACATTGCTGACTGAAAAGGGTAATGTTTATATAAAAGATGAAGGTCCAAAACACGTGCTCATGTACGTTGAGTTTGAAAACTTTGTATTTGTGGATTATCTTTTTGTGTCGAAAGAAGCCCGAGGTGAAGGATTAGGTCGCAAACTTCTGAACAAATTAAAAGAAAAGAACAAAGCAATTCTCCTTGAAGTCGAACCTGTAAATTATGAAGATACGGATACCGAAAAACGCCTTAAATTTTACGCCCGGGAAGACTTCAAACATGCATCCCGCATTGGTTATACTCGTCGATCTTTAGCCACCGGCGAAAATACCGTTCTTGAAATACTCTATTGGTCACCTACCGATCAGGATGAAGAAGAAATTTATAACGCAATGAAGTGGACTTATGAAAATATCCATACCTTTAAAGATGAGCAGTTTTATGGTGATTCATACGACCCTTCCAGCGAGGTACTCGTCTTTAAGACAGACAAAAAACCAAATATGCTTGAATCTTATTAA
- a CDS encoding GNAT family N-acetyltransferase, with protein MFTTKQLQDIETLQKECEAHDGIQLKLNWEMLRTRDLEERDFLYYEENELVAFLGIYAFGSTAEVCGMVKPSERRKGHFKRLFMKAMAKAKQQKFKKILLNAPAESQEAKAFLNKHDAVPAFSEHQMEWQERPLNEVEGVTLREAKNEDLDMRIRLDVEAFGVLEEDAKAMESRIESRIESDEDTDMLMIEVDTQTIGKIRIKREDGQAWIYGFSILPDFQGKGTGRKVLQKVVKEQSMQGHSVYLEVETKNAHALNLYESVGFKVVHAQDYYLYKNEND; from the coding sequence ATGTTTACGACAAAACAATTGCAAGACATTGAGACTCTTCAAAAAGAATGTGAAGCACATGATGGGATACAACTGAAACTGAACTGGGAAATGCTAAGGACCCGTGATTTGGAGGAACGTGACTTTCTTTATTATGAAGAAAATGAACTAGTTGCATTTTTAGGGATTTACGCTTTTGGTTCAACTGCGGAAGTATGCGGTATGGTAAAGCCAAGCGAACGCCGGAAAGGTCATTTTAAACGTTTGTTTATGAAGGCGATGGCAAAAGCAAAACAACAGAAATTCAAGAAAATTTTGCTCAACGCACCAGCTGAATCTCAGGAAGCGAAGGCCTTTTTGAATAAACATGACGCCGTTCCTGCATTTTCCGAACACCAAATGGAGTGGCAGGAAAGACCTCTTAATGAAGTAGAGGGTGTGACTTTACGAGAGGCAAAGAATGAAGATCTGGACATGAGAATTCGTTTGGACGTCGAGGCGTTCGGTGTACTAGAGGAAGATGCTAAAGCAATGGAAAGCAGAATAGAAAGCAGAATAGAAAGCGATGAAGATACCGATATGTTAATGATCGAAGTGGACACTCAAACAATCGGAAAGATTCGTATTAAGCGTGAAGATGGGCAAGCATGGATATATGGTTTTTCCATTCTTCCTGATTTCCAGGGGAAAGGTACAGGTCGAAAAGTGCTCCAAAAAGTCGTCAAAGAACAAAGTATGCAAGGCCATTCCGTGTATCTGGAAGTGGAAACAAAAAATGCTCATGCCTTGAATTTATATGAATCCGTGGGTTTTAAAGTAGTGCATGCCCAAGATTACTATCTATACAAAAATGAAAACGACTAA
- the dacB gene encoding D-alanyl-D-alanine carboxypeptidase/D-alanyl-D-alanine-endopeptidase codes for MKVKKYILTLFIVMLAFYPFTDGTKQQTAIATDEYAQLGISINKILQDERLDGATTGVSIRKANSGELIYDHFGETRLHPASNMKLLTGAAALETLGENYKFSTEVLSDGTVKAGMLSGDLYLKGKGDPTLLKQDFDVFAKDLAARGIKKINGNLIGDDTWYDDVRLSQDITWTDESYYYAAQVSALTASPNADYDAGTVIVEAHPNSIVGEPAKIKVLPETDVVNIINRSKTVAAGEVKDITIERQHGSNNIIIEGTVPAGGTVTREWIAIWEPSYYALDLFKTSLEEQGIKFVGKHKITLGKTPSDAQLLTFKNSMALKELFIPFMKLSNNGHAEVLAKEMGKVVYGEGSWEKGLQVIEENSEEMGLNMETIMIRDASGMSHVNLIPSNEVTNLLVAVQNEPWYKTFLSSLPVAGISDRFTGGTLRNRMKTEPTVGNVKAKTGTLTAVSALSGYATTKDGELLTFSILINNDLAAVTPIEDQIATAIASYTKSK; via the coding sequence TTGAAAGTGAAAAAGTATATTCTAACTCTTTTTATAGTGATGCTCGCTTTTTATCCATTTACGGATGGAACCAAACAACAAACGGCTATTGCAACAGATGAATATGCCCAATTAGGAATCAGCATTAATAAAATTCTTCAGGACGAACGTCTCGACGGTGCCACCACAGGTGTGAGTATTAGGAAAGCCAACTCAGGAGAACTTATTTATGACCATTTTGGTGAAACGAGGTTGCATCCGGCATCGAATATGAAACTTCTCACAGGAGCAGCTGCTCTCGAAACACTCGGAGAAAATTATAAGTTCTCTACGGAAGTGTTGAGTGATGGCACTGTAAAAGCGGGAATGTTGTCGGGAGATTTGTACTTGAAAGGTAAAGGGGATCCTACGTTGTTAAAGCAGGACTTCGACGTATTTGCCAAGGATCTTGCAGCTCGTGGTATTAAGAAGATAAATGGAAACTTAATCGGTGACGATACCTGGTATGACGATGTCCGTTTGTCGCAGGATATTACTTGGACGGATGAATCCTATTATTACGCTGCACAAGTATCAGCACTAACGGCATCTCCGAATGCAGATTATGATGCAGGTACAGTAATTGTGGAAGCACATCCAAATTCAATTGTCGGTGAACCGGCAAAGATTAAAGTATTGCCTGAAACTGATGTGGTAAACATCATCAATCGTTCTAAAACGGTTGCTGCCGGAGAAGTGAAAGACATAACAATTGAACGGCAACATGGATCGAACAATATCATTATTGAGGGAACAGTCCCAGCGGGCGGCACTGTCACCCGTGAATGGATTGCGATTTGGGAGCCTTCCTATTATGCGTTGGACTTGTTCAAGACATCTTTGGAGGAACAAGGTATTAAATTTGTCGGTAAGCACAAAATCACGTTAGGCAAAACGCCTAGTGATGCTCAATTGCTGACTTTTAAAAACTCAATGGCACTGAAAGAACTATTCATTCCTTTCATGAAACTTAGCAATAACGGACACGCTGAAGTATTGGCAAAGGAAATGGGCAAAGTGGTTTACGGGGAAGGAAGCTGGGAGAAGGGACTTCAGGTGATAGAAGAGAATTCAGAGGAAATGGGTTTGAATATGGAAACAATCATGATCCGCGATGCTTCGGGCATGTCTCACGTCAATTTGATTCCTTCCAATGAAGTAACAAATCTTCTTGTGGCTGTACAAAATGAGCCATGGTACAAAACATTCTTATCTTCATTGCCAGTTGCAGGGATAAGTGACCGTTTTACCGGAGGAACTTTACGCAATCGAATGAAAACTGAACCTACTGTCGGAAATGTGAAAGCAAAAACAGGTACATTGACCGCCGTATCTGCCTTATCTGGATATGCCACCACAAAAGATGGTGAGTTGCTGACATTCTCCATTCTGATTAATAATGATTTGGCAGCTGTGACGCCAATTGAAGACCAAATTGCCACAGCGATTGCAAGTTATACAAAATCTAAATAA
- a CDS encoding Ada metal-binding domain-containing protein, whose translation MKEFEWIAIRNNDNRFDGRFFYGVSTTLIFCRPSCPSKLPLRQHVSIFLSQGAALEAGYRPCKRCCPDDVAFVQPRSQIVNQTIEIIETQLAEPLTLKKLAEQLFVSPTYLQKVFSKEMNVSPTRYLMKARMDLAKQQLLTTDLQVSDIAQSVGYLNAAHFSTAFHKYTNQSPTHYRTEVQ comes from the coding sequence ATGAAAGAATTTGAATGGATAGCCATCAGAAACAATGATAATCGCTTTGATGGTCGGTTCTTTTATGGGGTTTCGACAACACTTATTTTTTGTCGGCCATCATGCCCTTCCAAGTTGCCACTTCGTCAGCACGTCTCCATTTTTTTATCACAGGGTGCAGCCTTGGAGGCTGGGTATCGTCCATGTAAACGATGTTGTCCAGATGATGTGGCATTTGTTCAGCCGCGTTCACAAATTGTCAATCAAACCATCGAAATAATTGAAACACAATTAGCAGAACCTCTTACATTGAAAAAATTGGCTGAGCAACTATTTGTTTCTCCAACCTATTTACAGAAAGTATTTTCGAAAGAAATGAACGTATCACCAACACGTTATTTAATGAAAGCAAGAATGGATCTAGCAAAACAGCAACTCCTAACGACTGATTTGCAAGTAAGCGATATTGCTCAATCTGTCGGTTATCTGAATGCCGCCCATTTCTCAACAGCTTTCCATAAATACACCAATCAGTCCCCAACACATTATCGAACGGAGGTTCAGTAA
- a CDS encoding methylated-DNA--[protein]-cysteine S-methyltransferase: MYRGYLNSPIGLIEVIATQENLISVLFVEEQKHSHENEIVKLFLHEIDSYFKGQLIHFTIPSLNGTIFQSEVWNELIHIPYGKRSSYSEIAHQINRQKAVRAVGSAIGKNKLALIVPCHRVVGKNGSLSGFAWETWRKEWLLEHEKNHSQK, from the coding sequence ATGTATAGAGGCTATTTGAATTCACCAATTGGACTCATTGAAGTAATAGCAACTCAGGAAAACCTTATATCTGTATTGTTCGTAGAAGAACAAAAGCATTCCCATGAAAATGAAATCGTCAAACTTTTCCTTCATGAGATTGACTCTTATTTCAAAGGTCAACTTATACACTTTACGATTCCATCGTTGAACGGCACCATTTTTCAAAGTGAAGTATGGAATGAGCTCATCCACATCCCATATGGTAAACGAAGCAGCTACTCCGAGATTGCTCACCAAATTAATAGACAAAAAGCAGTTCGGGCAGTTGGATCGGCTATCGGGAAAAATAAATTAGCCCTCATTGTGCCTTGTCATCGAGTGGTCGGAAAAAATGGATCTCTGTCCGGATTTGCGTGGGAAACATGGCGAAAAGAATGGTTACTTGAACATGAAAAGAACCATTCACAAAAGTGA
- a CDS encoding DUF1206 domain-containing protein: MNTSTAHAKDKMREAKPWVRRFGRFGYMTKGVVYGMIGILAALAAFGPGGDTTGTSGALQSIAEMQFGDFVLWVIGIGLIGYIMWDFIKAFKDPENEGNDAKGLIKRTGYFISGIIYANLAFGAIKLASHTGNAEGGGEKTISAKLMEQPFGEWIVGLVGVIIIGYGLYELYSGVKEKFMDKFKTYEMNEKERKIARLSGKIGLNARGVVLSMVGFFFIRTAYTNNPEESKGLGGALAELARQPFGQLILAMVALGLILYGIYQIIRGRYQHMNFGYHGK; the protein is encoded by the coding sequence ATGAACACATCAACAGCACATGCGAAAGATAAAATGAGAGAAGCGAAACCTTGGGTACGGAGATTCGGGCGATTCGGCTATATGACAAAAGGTGTTGTTTACGGGATGATTGGAATCCTGGCGGCACTTGCTGCTTTCGGACCCGGAGGAGATACAACCGGAACTTCGGGTGCATTGCAATCCATTGCAGAAATGCAATTTGGAGATTTTGTTTTATGGGTCATTGGCATCGGCTTAATTGGTTATATCATGTGGGATTTCATAAAAGCTTTTAAAGATCCTGAAAACGAAGGAAATGATGCAAAAGGGCTGATTAAGCGGACCGGCTATTTTATTAGTGGGATTATTTATGCGAATTTAGCTTTTGGGGCAATTAAACTGGCAAGTCACACTGGAAACGCTGAAGGTGGAGGCGAAAAGACGATTTCAGCCAAATTGATGGAGCAGCCCTTTGGGGAATGGATAGTCGGTTTAGTGGGAGTTATCATCATTGGTTATGGACTTTATGAGCTCTATAGTGGAGTCAAAGAAAAGTTTATGGATAAATTCAAAACATATGAAATGAATGAAAAAGAACGTAAAATAGCACGACTTTCAGGAAAAATCGGATTGAACGCACGTGGAGTGGTACTGAGTATGGTAGGTTTCTTCTTTATCCGTACTGCCTATACGAATAACCCAGAAGAATCCAAAGGTTTGGGTGGGGCATTAGCGGAACTTGCCAGACAACCATTTGGCCAGTTGATTCTTGCTATGGTTGCTCTAGGTCTGATTTTATACGGTATTTATCAAATCATACGTGGACGCTATCAGCATATGAATTTTGGCTATCACGGTAAATAA